In Candidatus Kryptoniota bacterium, the sequence CAAAAGTATCCGAAGTGAGGAATGACGTCGATTCGCAGAAAGAGGGAAGCCTCGTAAAACATTTTGACGCCAAGTTCAACGGCACCGAGGCAAAATACGTTCGCGTTCTCGCGAAGAACATCGGGGTTTGTCCTCCCTGGCACAAGGGCGCGGGAGGCAAAGCGTGGTTGTTCGTGGACGAAGTGACAATAAAATAGAAAACATCAGTCTGCTTGAGCGACCTTCATTGCCAGTGGTGCGTGCAAAACCACGCAACGGACCGATAGGTCAGCCATGAATCTCCTTCTCCAACAATCCTCGGAGTCAAGATGAAAATCTCTTTTGTTGTTTCCTGCCTGACAGCTCTTTTTACGATTAGTAACTCGCCGGCGCAAACCTCGTTTCCGGTTCCGCAGATTTCTTTTGGACCGAAACATTACATTTGCTATCAAGCATCGGATTCTATCGTCGTCGACGGAAAGCTGGACGAGGCTTCATGGACGAAGACTGACTGGAGCGATTATTTCGTGGACATTCAGGGCGACCAGAAACCGGCGCCGGCATACAAAACGAGAGTGAAGATGCTCTGGGATGACAAATATCTATACGTCGGGGCTGAAATTGAGGAACCGAACCTGTGGGCAACGCTCAGGCAGAGGGACACAGTAATCTTCCGCGATAATGATTTCGAAGTTTTCATCGATCCAAATGGTTCCACGCAGCCTTACTATGAAACCGAGGTGAATGCTCTCGGAACAGTGTGGGACCTACTCCTCCGCCTGCCGTATCGGGACGGCGAGAAAGTCGCGGTCGATGCGTGGGACATCAAAGGGTTGAAAGTCGGAATCGGATTGCATGGCACTCTTGATAATCCTGCAGATGTCGATAGCGGCTGGACAGTGGAGCTGGCATTTCCCTGGTCCGTTCTGGGGCAGTGTGCATTAAACGGGGCGCCTCCTCAACCGGGTGATCAATGGAGAATTAATTTCTCACGTGTCGAATGGCATCTTCGTGTGAAAGATGGATCTTATGTGAAAGACATCGATTCCGCGACGGGAAGGACTCTTCCTGAAGAAAACTGGGTGTGGTCCCCGCAAGGACTCATTAATATGCATTATCCGGAAATGTGGGGGTTCCTCCAATTCTCCGGGATGAAAGTCGGCCAGGGGATCGACACGCTTAAGTGGAACCCGGTGGAGGATGCAAAGTGGGCATTGAGGAAAATTTATTATGCGGAACGAAATTACTATTTCGCTCATGCCACATACACGGACGATGTTTCTAAACTAAACCTTCAGGAAATCAACACGAAGGATTTTTCTTGGCCGCCGCGGATCTATGTCACCCCCGATCTTTTTGAGGCAACCGTTGTGTTAGGCACCGGCCCAATGCTTCTTCACATCCGGCAGGATGGCGAAACATGGACGACAAAAGAGAAGTGAACTGGCTCCCGGTCAATCAAGTGTGAGTGAGTCCCCGAAGTTCAGAAATTGGACTTGGATGAATCTATTTCGTGCTTGTTGAACTGCTGGATTCGAGCGCTCTGACGTCGTCCAGAAGTTTCTTTGCCGCCTGATAATCGGGCGCCGCTGCAAGCATTGCAAGGAGCCGTCTCTTCGCGTTTTCGTATTGTCCGGCCTTGGCATAAGCGTAGCTGATCACCATGCCGTTACGCAATCTCTCTTCGCGAGTTTGAGCGAAGTCATCCATCTTCTCGTAAAACTTGACGGCGCTATCTGGGTTTGCCAGCCGCATCATTATGTCTCCGAGCGATCTGTATGTCTGCAGAGTTGGATATATTTCAATGGAAGGAAGAAGCACTTTCGCGGCCTCTCGGAGTTGGTTCGCACGCTGATACGCCTCCTCAACGTCGGTCCGGAGCGAGATGTCCAGCTGCGCCTCGGACAGGAGTGATCTGTAGATGGCGGCTACTTCGTCCCAGTTGCCGCGGTTCTTATAAAAATCTGCGGCAAGTATATGCGCAGCCGACCATGATACTTTGCCGGCAACCGCTTCTTCGGCGATCCAATCGAGAGTGTCTAAGCGAGATACCGCCTTCAAAGCAGGCGCCTGATTTCTAAAAGGCCAGCCTGAAATCAACCAGTCTACAGAAAGATTTGCCATGTGCTCGTCGATATCTGTCACGAGCCGTTTATTCCAGAGCTCGCGGTCGCCGATCGTGTCTGCCCTGTCCCATCCCGCCCGGGATTCGAACAGTCCATTATCATGCATCACCGCGGCGTAACATTTTGCGATGGCAAAAGCACCATTCGAATTCGGGTGAAGATGTTCCAGTATGAGATTGTGACCGATAAGAGAGTCCGGTGAAAGAGATTCGAAAGTCTTCTCCACATCGGCGACGAAGCACGTCTTCCCGTCGTCCATGGATCTGATGAGATTATTGAAATTGCTGTCGGTCCGAAATCTCAGCTGGTCATAGTTGCGCGCCATGGTGTACTGCTGCAGCGCCTCGCTTTTATGTCCGGCAGTATCAAGACACTGGGCGAGTCGATAGTGGGCATCAGCGTATAGTGAATCCAGTTTAATTGCCGAACGGTAATCAGCTTCCGCAGAATCCCACTTTCCGTCCGCCTGGGATCTTTCTCCCTCTTCGAACAGTTTGTGAAATTCGGTTTTCGCGTCCCCGGTTATGCCTGCTGGGTTTCTCGAGACAAATGGCGGTTGGTCTCGCATATCTGACACCTGTGTCCCCATTATCAGTGGAATGCCTCTTGCCCGGCAATATTTTCTTATGCCTTTGAGGTTTTCCCTGAAGATCGAATATGCCGATTGGTACAGGGGGCTATCGTAAGGCACAAGATGACCACGCGCAACTTTCTCCATCTCGGTGCCGCGTGAGATCGGTCCCGCACTTTTGCCGAACAGGTTTCCAACCCATTGAATCGTATTCCGAAGCAGCTGGAAGGTACGCAGGTGGACGAGCTTAAGATAAATCTCGGTAACGAACCTATATGAGCCCACGGAAAGATTCGATGCGACACCGAGTGCGCCGTAAAATTCGTTGTGCCCGCCATAATAAATGATGAGGTCCGGTTGGTATTTTCCGAGCTCCGTCACAATATCAAGCGCGGTGTAACTGTTAGTCGCGGTCATCCCGAGGTTGATCACCTCTATCCTTCTCCCCGGGAAAACTGCGTTCAGCCTTGTTCGAAGATAAGCGGGAAAAGCGCCGTTGTACCAGTATGGATATCCGGCCGTTGTGGATTCGCCTAGCGTGAAGATGCGATACTCACCCTGAGGTTTTGGCAGCTGGAAAAACTCCGGATCAGTGGATGGCTGGAAATCGGTTGTGCCGAAGTAGCGGAATTTTATGTCTGGATTCATCTGGAGATAAGGTCTTCCCCAGATATTCTCTTGCCTGAATAGAGATAGGTTCGGGCCGTACCCGAACACACGGAGTCCGAGTTCCAGCATGACCAGTACAAGAATTGGGGTGGAGAAAGTTATTGCGAGAAAGATTCTCCGCTTTCCAGGCGTCAGTTCCGGATAATATTTCGTACGTTTCTGCAATGCTTTTCCGAGTCGCTAATTTAGCTGGCTCGCAAAATATACAACTCGTAATCGGAAAATCCCCCGCCGTTAGTGCCGAGCAATGCTGAGAGACAAGAAACATGCGAGAGGTATGCGCGAAAAGGCTCCTCCTGTCTTAAATCGGATGCGTCACGACCATTTCTTCGAATCGTTTTATCGCGTACACGAAGCGGCTTTCACTTTGACCCGTTTGCCGTTAGATTCATTTCCGAAGACCGAAGGGAAAACAAACATGAAGCCTTGTTTACACTTTTCGATGATCCTTTTCGCTTACCTGAGTCTCGTCTTTCAGATGAGTTCATGTTCTTTCATTACAACCATACCGGAGAGCGACACAAGCGGCATCGTCGATGCCGACAATCCGAACATACAGTATATCGGCAGGTTCAATTTCTCGAACCCCAAGAGAGTGCTGTTCGACTGGGCGGGGGTTTACATCTGTGCGAGGTTTTCCGGAACGAGTTGTTCCGTCAGGATTCATGATTCCACGGACGAATATGCCGTTACGATCGACGATCATGCGCCGAGAATTCTTTCCATGGATTCTTCCGACGTATACCGTGTTGCTTCGGGTCTCACCGATTCAGTACCCCACACAATCATACTTCAAAAGCGGACTGAGCCGCTTGTCGGAAGAGGGGCTTTCATGGGATTTATTCTTGACAGGGGCGCCAGGCTACTGGCACCGGAGAAGAGACCCGGCAGGCGAATAGAGTACATCGGGAATTCAATTACAAGCGGATTCGGCGTGATGGGCGACTCTTCAAACTGCAATTTTACTCCTCAGACAGAAGATGCAGCGATGTCGTTTGCTGCCATCGCATCGCGAGCATTGGGCGCTGACTACCACATGATCTCATACTCCGGCAGAGGAGTAGTGAGGAATTACGGTGACAAGAACAAGATTTCTGTCGATCCGATGCCGGCTCTTTATGACCGTACGTGCAACTTTGACTCGACCGTAAAATGGGACTTCACGAAATGGATCCCGCAGTCAGTGGTCATCAATCTTGGTACGAACGATTTCTCAACGGAGCCGCATCCGGACAGGGACGTCTTTGAGGCGGCCTACGACAGGCTTATCAACCGGGTTAGGGCTCTGTATCCTGGTGTGACGATGTTCTGCGTGACAGGTCCGATGATCATGGAACCATGCACAGACTACGTGAGTGAGGTGGTACGGAAGCAGCAGCAAAGCGAGGGAAGAGACAAAGATGTCTTCCTGATAGACATCCCGCACAGTATTATGGATCCGGGCGACTGGGGATGCGCAATGCACCCGAATATTTTCGGCGCGGAAAAGATGGCGAATATCATAGTCCCCTTGATCAGACTGAGAATGAACTGGTGAATTGCGCGACCGGCGTCGAAGGCAGGATTCGTTTTGCGGAATATTATTTGTGGATCAGTTCTTTCAACTCAAGAACAAAAGCACGATGAAATCGGAATCGGTCGGGTAATAACTTGCCCGGGTTTGATCGAATCTTTCAATTCAAGTTCGTTCGACGATTCAACATTGCTCAGTACGGATTCCCTCGATCAGAATGTCAACGAGATTGCATCCTGGCTGGCGAATTCCAGGAAGGTTGCGGCGCCGCCTATTTCAACCCCATCGATCAGATCTTCTTTCTTCACCCCCATTACATCCATTGTCATCTGGCAGCCGATCAGTCTCACGCCTGACTCAATCGCAATATTGATGAGCTCGCTTAGCCTGGCAACATTTGCGCCCTTCATCCAGCTGTTCATCATCCCCGTTGCCACAGCTGTCATTCCCGGAAGTACGCCGAGGATGTTAGGGACTGAAATTCCCAGGAGTGGTTTGGGCATCGCTGGATTGGCGATCGGCGCGACCTGGAGCTTGTCTGCACGTCCCTTCTTGAGGATTTCTAATCCGTAAAACGTAAAGAAGATCGCAGCTTCCATATCCATTGCCACGGCAGCCGTGCTGAGAATGAACGGGGGATACGCCATGTCTAGCGTACCGTGAATCGAAATTATTGCAAGTCTCTTTGCCTGTGCCATCTTAGTTGTATTCTTCTTTCAACTTCAATTTGTTGGACGATCTGGCGGATCAAGAAGCTTCAGGGACACGCCATGATCCCGGAGAGCTGTTTCTCTGTTCCTCATTTTATTTTCAAAATGTAAAAAATGTATCGACGGTCAGACTCTTCCTGACCGACAAGTTGCTGCCCCGTCTTCCTGGCCCACGCTGAAATGTCCTTCACGGAGCCCGGGTCCGTGGCGATCATCTTCAGGATCTTACCTCGTTCCAATTCATCAAGGGCTTTCTTTGTTTTGATCACGGGAATCGGGCAAGCCAGTCCCGTGCAGTCGAGTGTCGCGTCAACTTTTATATCCATTTGTTTCTCCTGAGCGATGGGACGCCCGTACTCACTCTCCGCCTATGTTCAAGGGTCCAACGGCCGGTCGGAATGACGAACTCAATACCTCGGCAGACTTGGATCGATCTTTTCTGTCCAGGCATCCAATCCTCCTACGAGATTCTTCACGTCGGAAAACCCATGACGCCTCAGGAAATCTGCCGCTCTTGCGCTCCTGCCGCCCGACTTGCAGTGGACAATTATTTCCTCAGTGCGATCGATTTCCGTGTATCTTCGAGGCAGCTCCGACAGCGGGATCAGCCTGGCGTCGAGATTCACGAGCGCGTATTCCTGAGGCTCTCTTACGTCGAGGAGGAACAGACGGTCACCTTTATCGAGGCGAAACTTCAGCTGCTCAACCGTAATCTCAGTCTTCTCGTCTGTTCCTTCCTCGATCCTCCTTGTCTTTCCGATTCCACAGAATTCCTCGTAGTCGATAAGTGCGTGAATGGTGGAATTCTCTCCGCACACGGGGCAGTCCGGATTCTTCCGAAGTTTCAATTCGCGGAACTTGAACTTCAGTGCATCGAACAGGATGAGTCTGCCAATAAGCGGCTCGCCTTCACCGAGTATGAGTTTGATGATCTCGAGCGCCTGCAGCGTGCCGATTATTCCGGGAAGGACTCCGAGGACTCCACCTTCAGCGCAGCTCGGAACAAGACCGGGCGGAGGCGGTGCAGGGTAGAGACAACGGTAGCACGGTCCCCGTTTTGCGTCAAAGACGCTGACCTGCCCCTCGAACCGAAGAATAGAACCGTATACGTTCGGTTTCCCCAATAGAACACAAGCATCGTTAACCAGATACCTCGTTGGAAAATTATCCGTACCGTCCACTATAACATCATAACCCACAAAAAGATCGAGCGCGTTTTCGGATGTAAGACGTTCGTTATAAGTCTTGACATCAATATTCGGATTGATCCCGCTGAGACGCTCCTTCGCCGAGTCTAATTTCAATCTCCCGATGTCTGACGATGAGTGCATGATTTGCCTCTGAAGGTTCGTCGTGTCAACCACATCGAAGTCGACGATACCTATCGTGCCAATCCCGGCAGCCGCCAGGTACATGCCGACAGGCGAGCCAAGTCCGCCGGCTCCGATCATCAGAACTTTTGCTGACTTCAATTTCTTCTGGCCCGGTAATCCAACCTCCGGTATGATCAGATGCCTGCTGTATCGTAAAATCTCCTCGTTGGAGAGAGTGACGTTTTCTATTTCTGTGTCTGCATTGACATCGACTCCGCCGGCTATTGACGGTACGATGCTGATAGTATCTGTGTCCCTTATGACCGTCTGCCCCTTGTCGAGGTACCTGATATCCTCGTCATTAAGGTAAATATTAACATAGCTTCGAAGACTCCCGTTCTCCGAATAAATGTGCTGACGCAGCTCACTATATCTTGTGGTCAGGCTTCTCAGAGCCTCGTCGACGGTGGCGGCATCTACTTCTACTACATCGTGTCTCTCTGTATAAGGCCGAAGTGGAGTTGGAATGAATATCTTTGTTGACATTTCTTGTCCTTAACTATTGGTACTATTGATAATCTATCTTGTAATTGTCGCATTCTTGATTTGCTTTTGAGTCCATCACCTGCTATGGGCAACAGTGGTAATCTCTTCGTCGGCTAAATTTTCTACGATTAGGTTGCTTTCGATGAATCTCTCCCGCGATTCGGACAGCCTCCACCCGCTCATCGTTTTCGATTTTCCTTCAGCGAGGGACACGATTAGATAGGCGAACAGAGGTAATGCGTGCTCAGTGTCGAACGCTGAAGGAATCGCCGGATGGTCGGGATGCGAATGGTAAAACCCCAGCAGGTCCATTCTGTGTTCAGCGGCAATGCGCTCTGCTTGCATATATTGTTCCGGTGTGATTAGGAACCTCCTTTTCCTGTTTTCGTCCTGGCTGTTGTTTATTTCGAATACTCTTCGAACCGTCTGAGATTCACCCGAGTTTTCGCCGAGCATGAATCCGCAGCCTTCCTCGGGGTAAGTCCGTTCGACGTGACGGTATATTTGTCTCACCTGGTCCTTCTTTAGCCTGATCATTTCATGCTCCTCTTACGGTTCATTTGTGAAATGGCCGGTACCGTACCTGGCGCCGCTGTCGGGGAAGATCGTCACGACAAGTCCGTCCTCCAACCCGGAAGCGACCTTGAGAGCCGCTGCCATTGCCGCACCGCTCGAGATTCCCACGAATAGCCCTTCCTCTCGGGCAAGCTTTCGGGTCATCTCGTAAGCTTCATCGGTGGAAACGGTCAGCTGATCGTCGGCGAGTGATGGATCGTAGATCCCTGGAACTATGGAAGACTCAAGATGTTTCAATCCCTCGATTGCGTGAAGCGGAAGGTCTGGCTGAAATGATATGCATGAAATTGACGGGTTCAATTCCTTGAGGCGTCTGCTTGTACCAGTGAACGTCCCAGTGGTCCCGAGTCCTGCGACGAAGTGTGTTATCCGGTGGCCTGTCTGCTCCCAGATCTCCGGTGCGGTTGTTGTGTAGTGAGCTTTCCAGTTTGCAGGATTATTGTACTGATCGGGATAGAAGTACTTCTCCGGTTCCGCGGAGACGATCTCTCTGACTCTCTGTTGTGCGCCGTCGGTTCCTTCCAGGGGATCGGTGTAAATGATTTCGGCACCGTAAGCTAAGAGGGCGTTCTTCCGTTCTCTGCTTGCATTTTCCGGAAGGGTCAATGCCACTTTATAACCGAGCACACTTCCGATCATCGCGTAAGCAATCCCGGTGTTCCCGCTTGTTGCGTCTATGATTGTTTTCCCCCTCGTGAGTCTGCCGGACTCTTCCGCGTCGAGGATCATCTTGAGAGCGGCACGGTCCTTCACAGATCCGCCCGGGTTGAACCATTCAGCTTTCGCGAAGATTCTCACCTGGCTGTCATGCGGCGCAATTTTCTCTATCTGTACAAGCGGCGTGTTGCCTATGTTGCCGAGAATAGTATTGCGCTCATCCGGATTCCTCCGGCGGTGGTCTTTCGCTATCTCCGTTATTGCAAGCGAGCTCATATTCTTCCTCACTGGTTGTCTTTGATTTTTCGCAGACCATGAATCATAAACGTCTCAAAAAACGAAAAGCCCTTCATTGGGTTTTCCATGAAGGGCTTTGAATCAGAATCTATTTTGGATTTTTTAAATCACGGATCCTCGCCCTTCAAAAAATGGTGCGATCCAACAGGTACAGGCGCAACAACAAGCGCATGCGGAAGCGAGAGTATGAGATTTCTTTCCTGTTTTCATCTTCGATTCAAATTATAAATACTTAACTATTTTGTCAAGTAAAAAGTTCAATAATTGGCTCAACCATGAGGCGCATAAAGATGCGCTTTGCGAGGAGGTTGATTCCCTTGACTGCGGATTGAGACGTCCCGGTCGCTGGAAGTCGCCTAAGTTTGACACTTGTAGCTGAAGTGGTGCACGGGTGGTGAGACCCGCTCTCTCTTTCTTTTGCACCTGAGACGATGTGGATCGAAGCCACCCGTATGTGTTCATCGGTCCAGACTCGACACGAATCAAAAAGAATTCACATTTCAATAACTTTTTTTATCAATCTAATAAGAAGCTAACGCAACCCGGCTTGTCATCGCACCGGCACCACCTCAATTGTACAAAATCCCGCACTGTCACCCCGAATCAAGAGGCATAATATTTGACCGGAATTGATTGTCCTTTCCAGACGACTGCGTCCGGTCAGGGACGGTGAGGCTCGATATTGAGTTTATCCAAAGCTGAAGTCGATTTGTTCGAAGAGGATCTTCCGATGCCTGAATCTGTTCCGGCTGTTATTGATGATGATATAATGTCCAGGTCAAGAACTGGTTACTTGCCTGAACTGACTATCCTGACTTCTCTTTTCTTCATGTGGGGATTTCTTACCTGCCTGAACGATATTCTTATTCCACACCTCAAGGCGATCTTTCTCTTGGATTACGCCGAAGCAATGTTGATTCAACTCGCGTTCTTCGCTGCATATTTCGTTGTGTCCCTTCCTTCGGGAGTGATTGTCGAGAAGATCGGATATAAAAAAGGAATCGTGGTCGGTCTTGTGACCGCGGGAGCCGGCTGCCTGATTTTCTACCCTGCGGCGGGAATGCAGTCATATCCTCTTTTCCTTCTGGCGCTTTTCATATTGGCGTCGGGGATCACTCTCCTTCAGGTTGCGGCGAACCCGTATGTCGCGATATTAGGTAAACCGGAAACGGCATCGAGCAGACTCAATCTTACGCAAGCATTCAACTCGCTCGGCACGACGATCGCGCCGTATTTCGGAGCGCTCGTTATTCTTTCGGTCGCGGTGAAGAGTACTGAAGAGATCAGCAGGATGGACCCATCGCAGCTATCCGCTTACAAGTTAGCCCAGGCAAGCGCAGTGCAGGTGCCGTATCTCTGGCTGGCCGCGGCACTTCTTGTGATCGCAGCTGTGTTCACATTCCTGAAACTTCCGCAAGTAGAAGCCGCCGAAGTAGCTTCACGCTCAGGAAACAGGGAAAGAGTCGATAAGTTTCACGGGAGTGCATGGGGGTACAGGCACCTCATCCTTGGCGCCGCCGGGATTTTTGTATATGTCGGCGCCGAAGTATCGATCGGAAGTTTTCTAGTAAACTACATCGGTCAAGCAGATGTCCTCGGCATCGCTGCCGCCCGGGCAGGGAAGTTCGTCTCATTCTATTGGGGTGGAGCGATGGTCGGCAGATTCATCGGATCGGGGATCCAAAGGAAAGTCAGACCAGGCACCGTCCTTGCCTTCAATGCGGTCTGCGCAATCCTTCTCGTCGTCACATCGATGCTCTCGTTTGGATATCTCGCGATGATTTCAATCCTCTCAGTCGGTCTCTTTAATTCGATTATGTTCCCAACGATTTTCACGCTCGCAATAAACGGCCTCGGGAAACATACCGGCCAGGGATCCGGAATTCTCTGTATGGCGATCGTCGGTGGCGCAATTATCCCTGTGATACAGGGCGCGATTGCTGATGCGATCGGGATACATCACGCGTTCATACTCCCACTGTTTTGTTATATGTTCATATTTTACTACGGACTGGTCGGCTGCAAGCCTGACCAAACACGACTTCTCAAGAATAGAAACCTGGAACAAACATGAGATCTGCCATTCTTGCAATGAAAAAAATTTCCTCTCCACTGTATCGCGGCATAACCCGTTCCGGCACATTCCTGTCGGTCGCGATTGCGTTTCTCCTGCTGGCTTCCGAAGCAACCCTTGGAACTAATTCAAAGCCTGACACCGCAAAGGTAAATGATGAAGTTGAACGACTCCTGTCACAAATGACTCTCGCCGAGAAGATCGGTCAGATGACTCAAATTGACAGAAGATACCTTAAGGCCGACAGCGACATTAAGACTTACTTTCTCGGCTCGATCTTGAGCGGTGGTGGTTCTAGTCCGGCCGTCAATACCGCGTCAAGCTGGGCGGATATGTGCGACAGGTTTCAGTCTTATGCCCTTCAAACAAGGTTGAAGATACCGCTTCTCTACGGTATCGACGCTGTCCACGGGAATAATAATGTGAAGGGTGCCGTGATCTTTCCGCACAACATAGGGATGGGCTGCACAAGGGATCCGGACCTCGTGGAAAAAGCAGCCAGAGTGACCGCGGAGGAAGCGGCGGGAACAGGCGTCAACTGGGCCTTCGCTCCATGCATCGCGGTAGCAAGAGACATCAGGTGGGGAAGAACATACGAGAGTTTCGGCGAATCAACCGACTTACAGGTCTCCATGGCGCGTGCAGGAGTCGAAGGACTTCAAGGACCGGATCCTTCTGATTCCACCACCGTGCTCGCATGCGCAAAACATTTTGTGGGAGACGGCGGGACGGAGGGCGGAAAAGACCAGGGCATTACAGCCTGCGATGAACCCACCCTAAGAAAAATCCATCTCCCCGGGTACATTGAAGCCATCAAGGACGGAGTCGGCTCGATCATGGTCTCCTACAGCAGCTGGAACGGCGTCAAGATGACCGGGAATAAATACCTGTTAACGGATATTTTGAAAGGGGAATTGTCTTTCAAAGGGCTCTTGATCTCCGACTGGGCTGCCTCAGATCAGCTCCAGGGAGATTACAGCACGCAAATAGAGACCGCTATAAATTCGGGCATGGATATGATGATGGTACCTGAAGATTACGCCAGGTTCATCTCCACGGTTACCTCACTTGTGAATGACGGAAAAATCCCGTTGAGCCGTATTGACGACGCGGTGAGGAGAATTCTTCGGGAAAAAATCATGAAAGGGATTTTCGAGCATCCGTATACTGACCGCGATCTGACATCGCAGGTCGGTTCGGCCGCTCACAGGGAGATCGCCCGGCAATGCGTGAGAGAGTCTCTCGTTCTTCTGAAAAATGGGAATGGAATTCTCCCGCTGAGCAAGAATCTCAAGCATATCGTGGTTGCGGGAAAAAACGCGGACGACCTCGGAAACCAGTGCGGTGGATGGACGATTTCATGGCAGGGTTCGAGCGGCAATATCACGACGGGGACTACTATCCTCCAGGGCATCAAGAATGCTGTCGGTCCGAACACGCTTGTCACCTACTCTCCGGATGGTAGTGAAACGCATGGAGCGGACGTCGCAATTGTGGTGGTCGGCGAGACTCCGTACACGGAGGGAGCTGGCGACAGAACCGATCTTTCTCTCTCGGATGAGGACTTGACTGCCATAGAAAATGCCTGCAAAGATGGAATCCCCGTCATTGTAGTTCTGGTATCGGGGAGACCGATGATCGTCAATTCGGCGCTCGCAAGTTGTCGCGCTTTCGTCGCCGCCTGGCTTCCTGGAACAGAGGGCGAGGGAGTCGCCGATGTCCTGTTCGGTGATTTCAAGCCGACAGGCAAACTGTCCCAGTCATGGCCTAAAAGCATGGACCAGATTCCGCTGAACTACGGCAGCCCGAACTACGATCCGTTGTTCCCTTATGGCTATGGACTGACTTATTGAAACTAAATATGTTTCTGAGATTTGCGGAGAAAACAGTCCCTGCATTCGCGGCACTAATCATTATAATGTCGCTTCTCGGGTGCGGCAAGAAGAATGACTCGGTTGTAGCTCCGCCCTCCGATTCGACCTCGGTCCCGACCCTACCCGGCTGGGAGCTCGTCTGGCACGATGAATTCGATTCAACCGGCATCGACAGGACAAAATGGAATTTCGAGGTCAACGGAGACGGAGGCGGCAACAACGAACTCGAGTATTATACCGCAAATCCTGAGAACGCTTACGTCGACAGCGGTTGTCTCGTCATACAAGCGCTGAAGCAGAATTACCTCGGCAAGAGTTACACTTCCGCAAGAATGACGACGGAAGGGAAAGGTGACTGGACGTACGGACGAATTGAGGCTCGCGCCTTCCTTCCATTCGGACAAGGTCTCTGGCCCGCGATATGGATGATGCCCACGGATTCTTATTACGGCGGATGGCCGCTCAGCGGCGAGATAGATATCATGGAGATGCTTGGACAGCAGGCCAACAAGATCTATGGGACGATTCACTTCGGACAGCCGGAGCAGTCGCGGCAAGGCTCTTACGTTCTGGCACAGGGTTACTTCTGCGGCGACTTTCACACGTTCGCCGTCGAGTGGGATTCAAGCTCCATAAGCTGGT encodes:
- a CDS encoding sugar MFS transporter, which encodes MSRSRTGYLPELTILTSLFFMWGFLTCLNDILIPHLKAIFLLDYAEAMLIQLAFFAAYFVVSLPSGVIVEKIGYKKGIVVGLVTAGAGCLIFYPAAGMQSYPLFLLALFILASGITLLQVAANPYVAILGKPETASSRLNLTQAFNSLGTTIAPYFGALVILSVAVKSTEEISRMDPSQLSAYKLAQASAVQVPYLWLAAALLVIAAVFTFLKLPQVEAAEVASRSGNRERVDKFHGSAWGYRHLILGAAGIFVYVGAEVSIGSFLVNYIGQADVLGIAAARAGKFVSFYWGGAMVGRFIGSGIQRKVRPGTVLAFNAVCAILLVVTSMLSFGYLAMISILSVGLFNSIMFPTIFTLAINGLGKHTGQGSGILCMAIVGGAIIPVIQGAIADAIGIHHAFILPLFCYMFIFYYGLVGCKPDQTRLLKNRNLEQT
- a CDS encoding glycoside hydrolase family 3 N-terminal domain-containing protein; the protein is MRSAILAMKKISSPLYRGITRSGTFLSVAIAFLLLASEATLGTNSKPDTAKVNDEVERLLSQMTLAEKIGQMTQIDRRYLKADSDIKTYFLGSILSGGGSSPAVNTASSWADMCDRFQSYALQTRLKIPLLYGIDAVHGNNNVKGAVIFPHNIGMGCTRDPDLVEKAARVTAEEAAGTGVNWAFAPCIAVARDIRWGRTYESFGESTDLQVSMARAGVEGLQGPDPSDSTTVLACAKHFVGDGGTEGGKDQGITACDEPTLRKIHLPGYIEAIKDGVGSIMVSYSSWNGVKMTGNKYLLTDILKGELSFKGLLISDWAASDQLQGDYSTQIETAINSGMDMMMVPEDYARFISTVTSLVNDGKIPLSRIDDAVRRILREKIMKGIFEHPYTDRDLTSQVGSAAHREIARQCVRESLVLLKNGNGILPLSKNLKHIVVAGKNADDLGNQCGGWTISWQGSSGNITTGTTILQGIKNAVGPNTLVTYSPDGSETHGADVAIVVVGETPYTEGAGDRTDLSLSDEDLTAIENACKDGIPVIVVLVSGRPMIVNSALASCRAFVAAWLPGTEGEGVADVLFGDFKPTGKLSQSWPKSMDQIPLNYGSPNYDPLFPYGYGLTY
- a CDS encoding glycoside hydrolase family 16 protein, which codes for MKLNMFLRFAEKTVPAFAALIIIMSLLGCGKKNDSVVAPPSDSTSVPTLPGWELVWHDEFDSTGIDRTKWNFEVNGDGGGNNELEYYTANPENAYVDSGCLVIQALKQNYLGKSYTSARMTTEGKGDWTYGRIEARAFLPFGQGLWPAIWMMPTDSYYGGWPLSGEIDIMEMLGQQANKIYGTIHFGQPEQSRQGSYVLAQGYFCGDFHTFAVEWDSSSISWFVDSSMYYKTYITKPFDKRFFLILNVAVGGNWPGSPDYTTVFPQKMLVDYVRVYRRKN